In Thermocrinis minervae, a single genomic region encodes these proteins:
- a CDS encoding cell division protein ZapB — MRKVLLLGALFSSFALAQTTEDKIRQLEEQIKALQHEIQRLKEEQERSKKEASEESEVLKEEIRKLRLEIAMPSVEFRSYSGLGPAASKALFNPKGVSVGGYGELTFEHNDVDKRGGAKSIADMQRFVVYLGYAFTERLKFTSELELEHASTSEEQGTGGEYFKAELAMLDYAYRPELGFRGGLLLMPVGIINEVHEPPTFPSAQRPFLERTLIPSTWEEMGLGIYGTIKNVDYRFYVTNGLMINGNEKTSNTRIMQSLKQRGARAVADRLGFTGRIDLKLPYNLKLGSSFFYGDVQSKGGMDSSLGLRRGSKVGSVFLLSPHLWWQYAGFDIRFVGAFVNFTDAKRIGQDAGINGFPSKQQGFYVQVAYDLFRLFDMSNQELYLFGIYENIDTHKEVPDGFIKPVGHRRDIYNLGLSYKPHPLVAIKTDYVRINYKDNKKDENEYRLTLGFMF, encoded by the coding sequence ATGAGAAAGGTGCTTCTTTTAGGAGCCCTCTTTTCCAGCTTTGCTTTAGCTCAAACCACAGAAGACAAAATCCGTCAACTGGAGGAACAGATAAAAGCCCTCCAGCATGAGATACAAAGGCTAAAGGAAGAACAGGAAAGGAGTAAAAAGGAAGCTTCTGAAGAGAGTGAGGTCTTAAAGGAGGAGATAAGGAAGCTCAGGCTGGAAATCGCCATGCCTTCTGTGGAGTTTAGATCTTACTCAGGGCTTGGACCCGCGGCCTCTAAGGCGCTGTTCAACCCAAAGGGCGTGTCCGTAGGGGGTTACGGAGAGCTCACCTTTGAACACAACGACGTAGACAAAAGAGGTGGTGCCAAAAGCATAGCCGACATGCAAAGGTTCGTTGTGTACCTTGGCTATGCCTTTACAGAAAGACTGAAGTTTACCTCTGAGCTAGAGCTGGAGCATGCTTCAACCAGCGAAGAGCAAGGAACTGGAGGAGAATACTTTAAGGCTGAGCTGGCCATGCTTGATTACGCCTACAGGCCAGAGCTTGGCTTCAGAGGTGGCTTGCTCCTTATGCCTGTTGGTATCATAAACGAGGTTCACGAACCACCTACCTTTCCAAGCGCCCAAAGGCCCTTCCTTGAAAGGACACTTATCCCATCCACGTGGGAGGAGATGGGCCTTGGAATCTATGGCACCATAAAGAACGTAGACTACAGGTTTTACGTGACTAACGGTCTTATGATAAACGGAAATGAAAAAACGTCAAACACACGTATAATGCAATCTCTAAAACAAAGGGGAGCAAGGGCTGTCGCCGACAGGCTCGGCTTTACAGGTAGGATAGACCTTAAACTCCCTTACAACCTTAAGCTGGGTTCATCGTTCTTCTATGGAGATGTGCAGTCCAAGGGTGGAATGGATTCAAGCCTTGGCTTAAGGCGTGGCAGCAAGGTAGGCTCTGTTTTCCTGCTCTCTCCCCACCTCTGGTGGCAGTATGCGGGCTTTGACATCAGGTTCGTAGGGGCTTTTGTCAACTTTACGGATGCTAAAAGGATAGGACAGGATGCGGGCATAAACGGTTTTCCGTCAAAACAGCAAGGCTTCTACGTACAGGTCGCTTACGATCTTTTTAGACTCTTTGATATGAGTAATCAGGAGCTTTACCTCTTTGGTATCTACGAGAACATAGACACACACAAGGAGGTTCCTGATGGTTTTATAAAGCCGGTGGGGCATAGAAGGGACATATACAACCTGGGACTGTCCTACAAACCTCATCCACTGGTGGCCATAAAGACAGACTACGTAAGGATAAACTACAAGGACAACAAGAAGGATGAAAACGAGTACAGGCTTACCCTTGGTTTTATGTTCTAA
- a CDS encoding FMN-binding protein: MCRCWFLLIVLIFFSFGGSREFQTLDRALAQIFPGAKVEVKNVVLTPEQVNAIEEASKVKLNSRLISWYIAKRNGQIVGYAYVDVHTVRTHPETVLYALDSKGRILAIEVLSFNEPLEYMPDEEWLRQFKGKSGADPVRLKKDVINMTGATLTSRAITDNARKVLHMWKVLFGGAR; this comes from the coding sequence ATGTGTAGATGTTGGTTTTTGTTGATTGTTCTTATCTTTTTCTCCTTCGGCGGTTCAAGGGAGTTCCAAACCTTAGACAGAGCCCTCGCTCAGATATTCCCAGGTGCCAAGGTGGAGGTGAAGAATGTAGTGCTTACTCCCGAGCAGGTTAATGCCATAGAAGAGGCCTCTAAGGTAAAACTAAACAGCAGGCTTATCTCTTGGTACATAGCCAAAAGGAATGGACAGATAGTAGGCTACGCCTACGTAGACGTGCATACTGTAAGGACGCATCCCGAGACAGTCCTTTACGCCCTTGATTCAAAGGGTAGGATCCTTGCGATTGAGGTCCTTTCCTTCAATGAACCCTTGGAGTACATGCCCGATGAGGAATGGCTAAGGCAGTTCAAAGGAAAGTCAGGGGCAGATCCTGTCAGGCTAAAAAAGGACGTAATAAACATGACGGGTGCTACCCTCACCTCAAGGGCCATAACGGACAACGCCAGGAAGGTGCTTCATATGTGGAAGGTGCTGTTTGGGGGTGCTAGATGA
- the flgL gene encoding flagellar hook-associated protein FlgL produces the protein MKVPDNLLFSLFVEQDASIRKKLEEKTLEISTGRRLQHISDDPGALLNITDLKKEIAQLSEYAQKRLFADTNLSFIDKNLGNVENELKNLYSLTLQAKNSTVDVNSLTSTSQAFYKALSFILDTANDKIGQNYLFGGSSLTTKPFDENLNYVASSTPFEVNISENTKVSVFLPGKDVFGTNILLSNYSTNDPNAAFTTPGTLTIQVGTDVISVNYGGMGQPQNLSELVSYINSNYAGKLVAFVSQNADGSYSLMLSPATVSTPISATATGDLSSGFTNPNIMQVVKRIADKLNAGIHPDDSDVFAITRSYERIDYQRSNVGAVLSQVKNLQPMQENRGDVLNKEKSDLEDADLSKSIMDYTKYQLAYEALMKIISSQRDMTILRYV, from the coding sequence ATGAAGGTACCAGATAATCTACTCTTTTCTCTGTTTGTAGAGCAGGATGCAAGTATAAGAAAAAAACTTGAAGAAAAAACTCTAGAGATATCAACAGGAAGAAGGCTACAGCACATATCTGATGATCCTGGAGCACTTTTAAACATCACAGACCTCAAGAAGGAAATAGCTCAACTTTCCGAGTACGCTCAAAAAAGGCTCTTTGCTGACACAAACCTTTCCTTTATAGACAAAAACTTGGGAAACGTCGAAAACGAGCTGAAAAATCTTTACTCTCTTACTTTGCAGGCTAAAAACAGCACCGTAGATGTGAACTCCCTTACATCCACTTCACAGGCTTTCTACAAAGCCCTTTCCTTCATATTAGACACCGCCAACGACAAGATAGGGCAGAATTACCTCTTCGGTGGTTCATCACTAACTACAAAACCTTTTGATGAGAATCTAAACTACGTAGCCTCAAGCACACCTTTTGAAGTCAATATCTCAGAGAATACCAAAGTTTCTGTTTTCCTACCCGGCAAGGATGTATTCGGGACAAACATCCTTTTATCAAACTATTCCACCAACGACCCAAACGCTGCGTTTACTACACCAGGTACGCTTACAATCCAGGTAGGGACTGATGTTATCAGCGTAAACTACGGGGGTATGGGCCAACCTCAAAACCTTTCGGAGCTTGTCAGTTATATAAACTCCAACTACGCGGGCAAGCTCGTAGCCTTTGTATCTCAGAATGCCGATGGAAGTTACTCTCTGATGTTATCTCCGGCTACTGTATCTACACCCATATCGGCTACAGCTACGGGTGACCTTTCTTCGGGTTTTACTAATCCTAACATCATGCAGGTTGTAAAGAGGATTGCAGATAAGCTGAACGCAGGCATACATCCAGATGACTCAGACGTGTTTGCTATAACGAGGTCCTACGAAAGGATAGACTATCAAAGATCTAACGTGGGTGCTGTCCTTTCCCAGGTGAAAAACCTTCAACCTATGCAGGAGAACAGGGGGGATGTTTTAAACAAAGAAAAGTCTGACTTGGAAGATGCAGACCTCTCTAAAAGTATTATGGATTATACTAAGTACCAGCTGGCTTACGAAGCGCTAATGAAGATAATAAGTTCTCAGAGAGACATGACCATACTTAGGTATGTTTAG
- a CDS encoding NUDIX domain-containing protein: MFRPNTPYLAVDGIVRLWEGERFKGIVLIERKNPPYGYALPGGFVEVGERVEEAVLREVKEETSLEGKIAYLLGVFSDPNRDLRFHVVSVVFVIDAEGTPKASSDAKEVHLFPLEDIPWDSLVFDHAKILKEFLRR, encoded by the coding sequence ATGTTTAGACCTAACACTCCATATCTTGCCGTTGATGGTATAGTAAGGTTGTGGGAGGGAGAAAGGTTCAAGGGTATAGTACTCATAGAGAGGAAGAACCCACCCTACGGGTATGCTCTACCAGGAGGTTTTGTTGAAGTAGGTGAGCGTGTCGAGGAGGCAGTACTAAGGGAGGTAAAAGAAGAGACATCCCTTGAAGGTAAGATAGCCTATCTGCTGGGAGTCTTTTCAGACCCAAACAGGGACCTTAGGTTTCATGTGGTGTCTGTAGTTTTTGTCATAGATGCCGAAGGTACTCCAAAGGCTTCAAGCGATGCCAAGGAAGTACACCTTTTCCCCTTAGAAGATATCCCCTGGGACTCTTTAGTCTTCGATCATGCCAAGATATTGAAGGAATTTCTAAGAAGGTAG
- the flgK gene encoding flagellar hook-associated protein FlgK, protein MFGYTFGVISAGLEVFRKAIDITNRNILNANNPDYAQEEPVITNFAPAGVNLQTIKRIQNFYYLSLRNDKLSTVYYLKERVSGNSQVEDIFQEFTQGLGGTEYINDLFGAYQDLMKDPTNEGAKAQLINSAKSLVSYLRDRINDLDRINNGIDYNLRNYISQVNDLTKKIAELNKDILIQYAQTYANGQDYKNLLDQRDQYLKELSQLINIRVQEDDLGRVRVETSQGFVLVEDGTSWDLSYDGGSRKVYWNSKDGSKVDISSLLTSGKIKGLLDFSQDISSYMNKLDSVAKALISQVKVPLRQGYGNTFYYIQNVSNPTAPLGISKPITLNGSSSVIITPSPTDSLNDLANTINAAAVGFTASVVANPDGTYTLKVVASDPNYTIQDQNGKLFKAEGLFTGTSVRDIDLNPNVSDMLQNMDYSLADEFDSFSVEWWNTVKGQYQNLLNDVSSNLNSLKNRQDRESALLNSLDAKLQEMQGVSIDAEFMRAMELQRSYEALAKIVNAMDELIRTTLNMV, encoded by the coding sequence ATGTTTGGGTATACCTTCGGTGTAATCTCGGCTGGATTGGAAGTATTTAGGAAAGCCATAGACATAACCAACAGGAATATACTAAACGCGAACAACCCCGATTACGCTCAGGAAGAGCCTGTTATAACCAACTTTGCTCCTGCAGGTGTGAACCTACAGACTATCAAAAGGATTCAGAACTTCTACTATCTTTCCCTGCGTAACGACAAGCTTTCTACTGTTTACTACCTTAAAGAGAGGGTAAGCGGTAACTCTCAAGTGGAGGACATATTCCAAGAGTTTACACAGGGTCTGGGCGGTACTGAGTACATAAATGATCTCTTTGGAGCTTACCAAGATCTTATGAAGGATCCTACCAATGAAGGAGCTAAGGCTCAGCTTATCAATTCTGCCAAAAGCTTAGTATCCTACCTAAGGGACAGGATAAACGATTTGGACAGGATAAATAACGGTATAGACTACAACCTAAGAAACTACATATCCCAAGTGAACGATCTTACCAAGAAGATAGCGGAGCTCAACAAAGATATACTCATACAGTATGCACAGACTTACGCAAATGGTCAGGATTACAAAAACCTCCTTGACCAGAGGGACCAGTACTTGAAGGAACTTTCTCAGCTTATAAACATAAGAGTCCAAGAGGATGATCTGGGAAGGGTAAGGGTAGAGACCTCACAGGGCTTTGTGTTGGTGGAAGACGGTACAAGTTGGGATCTTTCTTACGATGGGGGTTCAAGGAAGGTCTACTGGAATTCAAAGGATGGAAGCAAAGTAGACATAAGCTCCCTTCTTACCTCTGGGAAGATTAAAGGGTTGCTTGACTTCTCCCAAGACATAAGCAGCTATATGAATAAGCTTGACAGCGTGGCTAAAGCTCTCATCAGCCAGGTGAAAGTGCCATTAAGACAGGGTTATGGTAATACCTTCTACTACATCCAAAACGTCAGCAATCCTACAGCTCCATTGGGTATTAGCAAACCCATTACGCTGAACGGCAGCTCCTCTGTTATAATAACCCCTTCCCCCACAGATTCCTTGAATGACCTTGCAAACACTATAAATGCAGCAGCCGTTGGCTTTACAGCTTCCGTAGTAGCCAATCCGGATGGTACATACACACTCAAGGTAGTTGCCTCTGATCCAAACTACACTATACAAGACCAAAACGGTAAGTTATTCAAAGCCGAAGGACTTTTTACTGGAACCTCTGTAAGGGATATAGACCTAAATCCAAACGTGTCAGACATGCTGCAGAACATGGATTATTCCCTTGCTGATGAGTTTGACAGTTTTTCAGTAGAGTGGTGGAACACTGTTAAAGGACAGTACCAAAACCTTTTAAACGATGTCTCATCAAACTTAAACTCACTCAAGAACAGACAGGACAGGGAATCTGCGCTGCTCAACTCTTTGGATGCTAAGCTTCAAGAGATGCAGGGTGTTTCCATAGATGCAGAGTTCATGCGAGCTATGGAGTTGCAAAGGAGCTACGAGGCCTTAGCAAAGATTGTGAACGCTATGGATGAACTCATAAGAACTACTTTAAACATGGTTTGA
- the tpx gene encoding thiol peroxidase → MAEQVTLKGNPVTLCGPSLKEGDDAPVAVVVTKDLQEKAVGGAKGVVQVIITVPSLDTPVCETETKKFNELMAGMQGVDVTVVSMDLPFAQKRFCESFNIGNVTVASDFRYRDMEKYGVLIAEGALKGILARAVFVVDKNGKIAYKQLVPEITQEPNYDEVVQKVKALL, encoded by the coding sequence ATGGCCGAACAAGTAACACTGAAGGGAAACCCTGTGACCCTATGCGGTCCTTCTCTGAAAGAGGGTGATGATGCTCCCGTTGCGGTAGTTGTGACTAAGGACCTCCAGGAAAAGGCCGTAGGTGGAGCAAAGGGCGTTGTTCAGGTGATAATAACAGTACCATCTTTGGACACTCCAGTCTGTGAAACAGAGACTAAGAAGTTCAACGAGCTTATGGCTGGTATGCAGGGCGTAGACGTAACCGTTGTTTCCATGGACCTACCCTTCGCACAGAAGAGGTTCTGTGAGAGCTTCAACATAGGGAATGTAACGGTAGCCTCTGACTTTAGGTACAGGGACATGGAGAAGTACGGAGTTCTAATAGCTGAGGGAGCCCTTAAAGGCATACTTGCAAGGGCAGTCTTCGTAGTGGACAAAAACGGAAAGATAGCTTACAAGCAGCTTGTTCCTGAGATAACTCAAGAACCCAACTATGACGAAGTGGTCCAAAAGGTAAAGGCCCTACTGTGA
- the galU gene encoding UTP--glucose-1-phosphate uridylyltransferase GalU, producing MVRKAVLPVAGWGTRFLPATKAMPKEMFPLIDKPIIQFIVEECLDADIENIIFVTGRHKRPIEHHFDINADLERFLEKSGKYTLLEEIRQVSRLINPIYVRQKEQLGLGHAVLTAEPVVGNEPFLVALGDIVLRGPSNSTRDIIKVFERLKRSVIAVFEVPYSEVSKYGIVKVEDPSAELSRIVDLVEKPNVDEAPSNLAIVGRYVFTPAIFEKLRKTRPGKGGEIQLTDAIKLLLEEEEVYAFKIKAKVYDTGTPLGYLQTLVDFALHRKDLKDEFFLFLQRIVNSSNLQPDRT from the coding sequence ATGGTCAGGAAAGCCGTTCTACCGGTGGCGGGTTGGGGGACGAGGTTTCTGCCAGCAACGAAGGCCATGCCCAAGGAAATGTTTCCGCTCATAGACAAGCCCATAATACAGTTCATAGTGGAGGAGTGCCTTGATGCAGACATAGAGAACATCATATTCGTCACAGGAAGACACAAAAGACCCATAGAACACCATTTTGACATAAACGCAGATTTGGAAAGGTTTTTGGAAAAATCGGGAAAGTACACTTTACTTGAAGAAATACGGCAAGTAAGCAGGCTTATAAACCCTATATACGTAAGACAGAAAGAGCAGCTTGGTCTAGGTCATGCCGTGCTGACTGCTGAGCCAGTGGTAGGAAACGAGCCTTTCTTAGTAGCACTGGGAGATATAGTACTAAGGGGCCCTTCAAATTCTACAAGGGATATTATCAAAGTGTTTGAAAGATTAAAGAGAAGCGTTATAGCTGTCTTTGAGGTTCCTTATTCAGAAGTCTCCAAGTATGGCATAGTGAAAGTAGAAGATCCCTCCGCAGAACTGTCGCGCATAGTGGATTTGGTGGAAAAACCTAACGTGGATGAAGCACCCTCAAACCTGGCCATAGTGGGAAGGTATGTGTTTACGCCTGCTATCTTTGAAAAGCTTAGAAAGACAAGGCCAGGTAAAGGTGGAGAGATACAGTTGACGGATGCCATAAAGCTTTTGCTTGAGGAGGAAGAGGTCTATGCTTTTAAGATAAAGGCGAAGGTGTACGACACAGGGACACCCCTCGGTTACCTTCAGACCCTTGTTGATTTTGCTCTGCACAGAAAAGACCT